attattttcttaaacaatTCATACCgttaacatattttaatttattttttattttataaaaaataaaaatcacattattttaaaaaaaattaaaaaattttatgagtTTTGATCAGGTTTTTACCAAACCGACCAAATAacaagttaatttagattttttactaGATTACaccatattatttattattattatttttttactaaaatctGACATCATCAAAATCCCGAACAACGTGGTTCACGTGTAAACCCATTATATCAGTTAAAACAATGATTTTCTTGTaaccaaacattttttaaaagtcCAACCCaccaaaagttaattttttttttttttttacactaacaCAAAAATGCTTAATTTTGGTGGAAAAAAAGGGAGCTGTCATTTAAAAAGGcacaaatagaaataaattaataccATTCCTCCTCTTGTCAAGAACAAGATTGTATCATATCTGCCACCTCTGTGAATATTCACTGATCATAATCTCTCTCTTCACCTCCCATATTCAAAGCACAGAAGAGAGACCAAACGCAGGCTATTTGTTTCAACTCAAAACTTTCCTGGTCACAAACATCCTGTTTCCTGTTTTCAAGGATCTATTCGCTTATCTCTCGTAGGAACATAACTCCGAGTCACACGCATCTCCTTTCTCCTTTCCTTCTATCTCTCCTCTTGGTTTTCCGACAAGCTAACCATTTGCATGCAAGCGTTGTTTCTTTGTTATAcagaggtttttgtttttttagtgttgagTTATTGAGGATTAGCTAAAGGTCAACTCTTTGAGAGGGAGAGgaggggaaaaaagagagaatttttttgcagagagagagagagagagagagagaatccaGGATCTGATCAATGGCTGAATTTGGAGGGAAATGGAGGGGTTTAAGATCGGTGTTAATGGTCTTGCTCAACTTTTTGTTAGCTTTTGTGTTCGTTTCAGCTGAGAGGGGCTTGAAACGTGAAGCAACATCTACTAGAATGAATGAAGCAGGAGATTCTGTGTCAAGTTATGTTCTCAAAGCTGTGAATTTCTTGTGGCAGCCTGATCACAAAGGTTATCAACATGTTTGGCCGGTAAAAAACTCTGATACCCCTTTCTTAACTTATtgaattaagtatttttttttctgtacgAATCTTTAGTGTTcgttaaaataacatgaaatgaGAAGATGGGTGGCTTTCTATGTGCTGGTTATTTATTTAGTTGGTGATTGACATGTGATCATTTTGTGGATGGAATCCGAAAGTGATTTTCTtgtatggtttttgttttaattattgataCATGAATGTTTTTGTGTGGGCAGGAAATGAAATTTGGTTGGCAAATTGTTTTGGGTTCGATTATTGGGTTTTTTGGAGCTGCTTTTGGGAGTGTAGGCGGTGTTGGTGGCGGCGGCATTTTTGTTCCCATGCTTAGCCTGGTAATTGGGTTTGATCCAAAATCTGCAACAGCTATTTCTAAATGTAAGAAACTATTGAATCTTCTGTGTGAAAAGGGTGACCTTTGTTTTTACGCCGCTCTTCCCCACCATAGAGAAAGGAAAACCtttttgattcttttgataagagTATGGGGAAAGGTTGAGGATAGGGGGGGATGGTAACTAAATTATCGGATCTACTACTTAATTGGTTCAAAATTCAGTTTACATAAAAGTAATGACTAtttgaactgattttttaatcattgaaaCTTTCAAGTACAAAGATTTTCTCGAGTCGGAGAACTAATTTACTACCACGACTGGCACCTTTCACTAGCTCTTCTTGTCATGGCATTTTTTGTTAAACTTGAAAATGTTGAATTAGAGCTTGAAACTCGGAAGCACGGTCAGGGGAAGGTGGAGTGCCTATTTCTTCAAAAGATTTGTAAcagttgaaattttatttgttccCGTGGCCTCTGTATGTTAAGGAGGGATGGGCTTTACTGAACAGTGGAGGAGACTTTCAGCATTTACAAATGCCTTTTTTTTCGATTCAGATTGCACAGTGAAGTATGGGTAATTAATCCATCTGCTGTGATTTATCAGTCTGACTTAACAATATGTAATGTGTTGTGTGAACAGTGAGGTAGCTTACAGAAAATGTGAAAGGGCTGGtttgttggaaaataaattgcTCTTTCATATGTTACTTACAAAGTAATGGATTTTTGGTATATATAAATTTGGCAGGTATGATTATGGGTGCAGCAATCTCAACAGTTTACTATAATCTTAAGCTAAGGCATCCGACACTTGACATGCCCATTATTGACTATGATCTGGCTCTGCTCATCCAACCAATGCTTATGCTTGGAATTAGTATAGGTGTTGCTTTCAATGTCGTTTTTGCAGACTGGATGGTCACAGTACTGCTCATCATTCTTTTCTTAGGTAATGTTAGTTGAATTTCATTGGAATTTACTCATGTTTCTCTCTTCTAATTCTTTTTGCTAATTGTAATGGCTTGCAGGCACATCAACAAAGGCATTCTTGAAGGGTGTTGAAACATGGAAAAAGGAAACAATAATGAAACGGGTAATCTCATCAGCCTGTTCATGATTTATGCATAGGTTTTGGGCCTGGCATTTCAAACTGAAATTGTTTCATTGCCTGCTTATTATTAACAAtgttttcaattattaattttagaacaaATTATATGTGGCACTGTCCTCAAACTGCCAAGGTAACTGCCCCATGAGGATATATTTGTGCTTTCATGAacttcaaaacaaaaggaaggctTTATGACTAGAGTTTCACGTAGTTATGTGTTAGAAACATGTAAATTTAAGTCTAACCATTTGAATGGCACCTTTTTTCTCCCATTATAGGAGGCTGCAAAGCGTTTGGAGTCAGATGGTGAGTTGACTTACTGTTTCCTTATTTTATGGAAGCCCAGCGAGTGATTCCTGCTTCTCAGTATATATTTTCCTTCGTATCAGGTGCCAGCGCTGGGGAAGTGGAATACAAGCCTCTTCCTGGTGGCCCGAGCAACAGCCCTCAAAAGGCTGACAAGGAAGAAGAGGTGAGTACACTTTGTCAGCTGAAATCAGCATCAAAGAGTTCTCAAAACTAATACAATTCATTACCGTAGGTCTCTATTCTTGAGAATGTTTACTGGAAAGAACTTGGACTTCTTGTTTTTGTCTGGGTTGCATTCCTCGTGCTGCAGATTACAAAGGTTTGTTGTGCTTTATCATAATGATTACATCCTACATTTGTTTTCCTAGCTTATATTAAATCAATGTATACATGATGagaaatccttttcttttggtaacAGGAGGGTACATCTACCTGTTCGACAACATATTGGGTGTTAAACTTGTTACAGGTACTTTTATCACAACAGTGGTCTCTATCCTTTCTTTTTGTGCTTTCTTGTTTGTGTCTGTATGTGAAATGGGGAATGATCTTGTAGCATCGAAATCTGTCCTACTCTTTAATAAAACAGTTCTTTGAATCatcctttctttgttttccaGATCCCAGTTTCTGTTGGGGTGTCAATGTATGAAGCAGTCAGTCTGTACAAGGGACACAGAATAATTGCATCCAAGGGAACTGAAGGCACAAGTTTCACAGTCCTTCAGCTTGTGATCTACTGTCTCTTTGGTATACTAGCTGGAGTAGTTGGTGGGCTGCTTGGACTGGGAGGAGGATTTATCATGGGTCCACTATTTTTGGAGCTCGGAATCCCTCCTCAGGTtagcttgttttgttttattaaattctaGTGTGTAATAGTGTATGATGTGTAAAGCTAAAAACTGGAAAAACTGAAGCTTGTATATTTGGAAGAGGCGGGATTTTTATGGATCACAAAGCCATATGAAAGGCCAAATAGTTTGGTAATTTCTTTAGGATTTCCATCCAGGTCTCAAGTGCAACTGCCACCTTTGCAATGACTTTCTCGTCATCCATGTCTGTCGTGGAATACTACCTTCTGAAACGTTTTCCTGTTCCTTATGGTAAGTGCCCACAACATCCATACAacctttcttttatttgttcttaTCAGTCTAAAGACACCCTGTAAGGTGATAGATATGGTTATTTTCTTAAGGTATGTTGGAATATAGTTTATGCTAGCTCCAATGGActcaaatatttcaaattttctgGCAGCTGTTTACTTCGTAGCTGTTGCTACATTTGCTGCCTTCATAGGGCAGCATATTGTGAGAAGGTTGATCATTGTGTTTGGAAGGGCATCTCTTATCATCTTCATTCTAGCATCCACCATATTTATCAGTGCAATCTCACTAGGTGAGCTCTTCTATTTCCTGCTATTTGAGGCCtgaaattataaattctttGAACTCCATGAATTCTCAAAGAGTTCTTCGCTTCCTTTTGCAGGTGGTGTTGGTGTAGCAAACATGATAGGAAAGATTCATCGTCATGAATACATGGGATTTGAGAACCTCTGCAAGTATGATGGCTAGCAATATCTGTCTTTAAATTTTGTATCGCATATTTAAATTATGCCCCTGTGCTGTAGTTTATGTTGAGGCCGCAAATCATGCCCCATGCTTCCTCTCTGTTCTGGGGGCTTGGATTGGTAGGATGTaggagtaataaaaaaaaatttcacttctCAAGAACTTGTATATGCTTTCCATGTCGTACTTGACAATGTTATTTGCGGGAAACAATAGTTCTGAGAAGAAGATAGATTGAAAATGCCATTGAACTTTGTTTTCTAGTTACATTTTGTAGCAACAAGCATCCAGAGAATGAAGAAATTTCACGTAACCTCAAGTTTGCATGTAGCAACGGCTTGCAGCCTGCCATTGGATCCATGCTTGAACTTCTTACCTTTTCGCTTTTTGTTGATAATtcgggggggaggggggggagATTCAATGTTTCCTGAAGATAGATAGATAGCTATTCCGGATtgagaaaagaaattttttaaaaaaatttaaattataattttttcttaatcgatgtttttttttttaaaaaaataatgaactcgTGATTAATCAGtaaaatatagatataattACACCTCAGCATGTTCCCGAATGGATTAGAGCCTCTTTATTCGTTGTCAATCATTtaggacaaaaataaaaaagaaagattcgGAGGCTCCACAGATTGGTCTAAAATCATTGCCTGTGGATAAGTCGTGCCCGTAATGTCTCCTGACTCGGAATTTCTGATTTCTGAAAGGTATCGAGAGTGGGCCCTGGTTGAATTTTTCCttcataataattatataaaaatctaaaatatacgTCTAATATAACGTGCACATACcactatttatctttttatattttacggTGGATTTacatttcaactttttttttttttatcaatttggctatatatatatacacacacacacacacacaatcccAACAATCTTTCAACAATTTATAAATGTATATAATTCTTATTGAAAATTACTTTCAttataagtttttctttttctaaaaatataaatattttttatatataatactgGGTAACTTGGTGACCCtacaaaataaatatccttAAAAGAATTTATATGTGGTAtacataaaattacaaaataaatcatattaaatatttatatcatcCTAGTTGCTtactattaataattttatgatcaaAACTAACTTTataagtttttctttaaaaatgttGACCTCATATTAATTTTCaacatcttatattttttattatttcctagTAAATTTTCTTCCcatcattttattcattatattaTCATTCTTGTATCATGATAATTGTTTCATTTGTAGTGTAGTTTAACTCATTACTATATAATTTATTccttacaattttaaaattgattggtTTCGTTGAAACACTTTCATATAATATCCCTTTTAATATCAAATCTATTTCATAACTATTTTCACTTCACGAATatattcaatttatattaatattattatttcacaaCTCATGTAATTTTcctcacaatttattttctcgACACATAAATCATGTGATCTTTTCATCTCTCAACCACCTTTAATACATATCATAACTCATAGGTTAAACATGTTTAATTCACATCGTTATTTAATTCACAACATATTTAATTCatgtcatcttttttatttaacacaACCGGTTCAAAGCCTGCATATATATTGTCTATGTTGCAATGTCAAATATCTTGATAGATATGCCTatcaatttttctattttcattaatatttattgttcatgattttttttaatacgcatagttcttgatttattagattatatatatacatgaattttttaatttatactcataaatttttttatatataaatatttgttgaaaaaccttagcatatataatttttttatatataaaaaataaaagtcccACAGCATAGCAGAGATCAAATAGGACCATAACCCATAACCCATTTCAGGTCAAGAGTCTTCTTCGTATGTAACGGGGCAAGATAAACAAGCCTGTTTGGGCTCCAAGATGAAAGAAAAGGGGaggagagaagggaagagaaagagggaaggaaagaaaagccaATTGAACCCAGGAAAgtaaagagagaggagaagagaacagaagaggaagagaagggccgaaaaaaccaagccagTGAGGCTGAGAGCTGCCAATCAAACCTGCTACATTTACAAAACTTTAACTTCAGAAACGTTTATTATTCACAAATCACCCTTAGCTTTTCCTCCCAACCCACCATTTTTAATTGGAATGACATGAACgcatcaaataaattaaaccctGACTTGAtgatgcaaaattaaaaaattaaaaaacaaaaaattacaaaagcaAACTTCACAATTCATAGCAGTAAAAGCAGCAGCTAGAGTAAAGGAAGATGAGCATTTATAGTTCAGGTGATTTCAAAATATTCCTTTTCCTCACAAGCCAGCCACCAACCCTAAACCAGAAATTTTGGTGTAGCATAGATCAAGCCAAGCTAACAATTCAAGGTTTTAAACATTAATTGAACATTAAAAGGACTCTCAATAACTTCCAACTCATCATGTCTTTAGGTCCCATTTGTAGACTGAGTGAAGATTTCCGAAGTGGCTGCTTCCTAGCTGACTACCATGATCCTTCGGCACCAACAGTTGGGTTCTCAAATGCCTTGTATCCCCAGAATGTCTTCAATGCGTAAGGCTGAGAAATTGTTACACCTTCTTCAGTAATCTTAGCTATCTGCAGTTGGGAAATTGTGAACTTGTCAGATGTCAAATCAGACAATACATTGCTTCACGTAATTATCTGGTATTAGAACTCACAAAACATACCCAACAACAATAACTGGAAGAATGGTTCCCTTTAGTTGCATTCTATCCTTAGTCATATTAGACATGCACAAGACCCTGAGCGCAAACAACTATAGAAAGAGGACAACATCAAGATGTTCCTCAGCCATCCAGTTTAAGCCACTGTAAGAAATACTTTAGGGAGTCCCAAAGCAGCTTGCCGCAGTTACCAGATTGAAGATCTTTTACTAGAAAAAAGTCTTCCTAAGATGTGTGACTGCACGGATGCTCAGCACATCCAAGTGGACAAGATTTTAACACGCATAGGATTCCCTTCATAAAGTCTCTATTCATTACAAATCATTATGAAATGCTGTCTATTCCCATCATACAAGAGATGAAAAGAATTGAGATtatttcaagtttcaacaacataaaacaattcatttcttctttctcaCCCCATTATTAAGTTAGCGTTGCCAAAAATTGTTAGGGTTGCTTTTTTAACTAGGATCAGGGGAGAAcactaaaataacattatttcaaGGTGTTTAACTAATTAAAAGCTTGTTATTCTGATTTTGCTCAGCACCGAGGTATAGagaattttaaacataaaaaaataacatcatagGAGGTGATATGATTCTAACAACCACGTTGTTATCTAAATTTTGAAAACAGTGACAATTCAGCAAAAGCAAAGAGAAAGCATGATCAAGAGGTTCTCTCGAAGAGTagtggaaaaggaaaaaaaaactgaactaaAAGAGAATACAGCAATAACATATGCACCCACAAACATTGCAGCAATTCCAGCAAGTTAAGATgagatttaattactttcctagAAATCGCATTCCACAACACGTTAATCTCATACAGTTGTAAGGAAAAAGGAGTGGAACCTGAAACTTGTTGACAGCAGATCTATCACGATACAGAAGCACTCGCATGCATTTCTCCAGTAACGTAACACCTTCTTCGAATGTCAAGTTCTCATGCCACTCAGCACGAAGTAATGGCTGTGCCATGTGATTTCCAAATCCAGTTGCTATATGATTCTCCTCAAAGTTTACTCCTATCATAGTGACCTGCAAcacaataaaaaacacaattgaCCCATGTCCCCAAAATGCACACACCTTTTCACCCCTCCTGTTTCGAGgtttaaaaacagaaaagaaaacaacctaTCAACCGATGCCTTACCATGCCAAGAAATTTCTGTCCTTTTTTCACACCACCGAGAATAAGTGTATTCCAAAGTGGGTCAAACTTGTTACGCCTATTATACATAACTCGGGTCAAATAGCTGTGAATCTCTTTGGGCCCCAAAGAGTTTCTGTCATCCCACATATTGTCATTCAGGCTGCAgatattaaacaataaaaaacaaaaaattaaaacaacataagagaaaaaacaacaacaatacaggaaaaaaaatgaattcttcCCTCAACAACACAACCTAAAACTTACACTTGCTCATCGAGATATCGCATAATCTCCTGGAAATCACTTATTTCTCCACTGGCACCGATAATAGAATGCTTC
The Populus nigra chromosome 3, ddPopNigr1.1, whole genome shotgun sequence genome window above contains:
- the LOC133688027 gene encoding proteasome subunit beta type-4-like — protein: MESNSETKQHTLLSSDYGIQRTQYPYVTGTSVVALKYKDGILMAADMGGSYGSTLRYKSVERIKPVGKHSIIGASGEISDFQEIMRYLDEQVLNDNMWDDRNSLGPKEIHSYLTRVMYNRRNKFDPLWNTLILGGVKKGQKFLGMVTMIGVNFEENHIATGFGNHMAQPLLRAEWHENLTFEEGVTLLEKCMRVLLYRDRSAVNKFQIAKITEEGVTISQPYALKTFWGYKAFENPTVGAEGSW
- the LOC133687785 gene encoding sulfite exporter TauE/SafE family protein 3, which produces MAEFGGKWRGLRSVLMVLLNFLLAFVFVSAERGLKREATSTRMNEAGDSVSSYVLKAVNFLWQPDHKGYQHVWPEMKFGWQIVLGSIIGFFGAAFGSVGGVGGGGIFVPMLSLVIGFDPKSATAISKCMIMGAAISTVYYNLKLRHPTLDMPIIDYDLALLIQPMLMLGISIGVAFNVVFADWMVTVLLIILFLGTSTKAFLKGVETWKKETIMKREAAKRLESDGASAGEVEYKPLPGGPSNSPQKADKEEEVSILENVYWKELGLLVFVWVAFLVLQITKEGTSTCSTTYWVLNLLQIPVSVGVSMYEAVSLYKGHRIIASKGTEGTSFTVLQLVIYCLFGILAGVVGGLLGLGGGFIMGPLFLELGIPPQVSSATATFAMTFSSSMSVVEYYLLKRFPVPYAVYFVAVATFAAFIGQHIVRRLIIVFGRASLIIFILASTIFISAISLGGVGVANMIGKIHRHEYMGFENLCKYDG